One Haliaeetus albicilla chromosome 11, bHalAlb1.1, whole genome shotgun sequence genomic window carries:
- the LOC138687924 gene encoding RIMS-binding protein 3C-like produces the protein MARGVAGRGPVARSHPLPRRGPAQAPGSLAQKEEQRREREARQAELEEERLRTQELHRCFAAETRELKAALERERQLLAERLRSEWEQRQAQEARRLQELNQRQRVAETRQLLRWKEAELREGQELLRQACTAAVDQTRDLQRQLAEEMVRPSRSGREARSKLQDVLSKLQWETDGYQPARIRHLQNQLQLERRLFLKYILQRFEGELPASPCTAQPEGPPGHQGHQETQSSCSSGREGPQAPAAPQERPPESRSAGQQTTCKAVADAQLQVPEGQDLVLLKQNSRLRRLLEDLERQQSALEMENRLLKKEGSPEARKKAERLQQINAHLAALASRLEERSRQLQATTVCLINTQVPLPIQSPTEEPCTASLPQQRGGEMGEPAGALLAQDKQHDFSEKAAEELQAQVAAGEEASDHVSAHSRTGEELEVQLSEVTNENTRLAEENARLRGQMGLTEHVRAENADLKGQLARVAAERDAAIQMKVCLQTQLEEAERKLEAMREMAERSQQLEKELEETKLALQRKEEQGKCLLRAQAEAHGEHQETLQLFRAQLVWYQKLNEQHQQLLRELEWLERERSKRIISRPRQANGAADKEPILLAAMRKQPAELRAFVARYSYDPFSGPNERPELELPLVAGQYVYIFGDVDEDGWYVGELTDGTRGFVPSNLVEEVSGDGQPDDTGVCPETSDW, from the coding sequence ATGGCGCGGGGCGTTGCGGGACGGGGGCCGGTGGCGCGCAgccaccccctgccccgccggggCCCGGCGCAAGCCCCCGGCAGCCTTGCGcagaaggaggagcagaggcGGGAGCGAGAAGCGCGACAGGCTGAGCTGGAGGAAGAGCGGCTCCGCACCCAAGAGCTGCACCGCTGCTTCGCTGCCGAAACCCGGGAGCTGAAGGCGGCCCTGGAGAGGGAGCGGCAGCTCCTGGCAGAGCGGCTCCGATCTGAGTGGGAGCAGCGACAGGCTCAGGAGGCGCGGCGGCTGCAGGAGCTGAACCAGCGGCAGCGGGTGGCAGAGACCCGCCAGCTGCTGCGCTGGAAGGAGGCTGAGCTCCGCGAGGgacaggagctgctgcggcAGGCATGTACTGCCGCCGTTGACCAGACGCGGGACCTGCAGCggcagctggcagaggagaTGGTGAGGCCCAGCAGGAGCGGCAGGGAGGCCCGAAGCAAGCTCCAGGACGTCCTCAGCAAGCTACAGTGGGAGACGGATGGCTACCAGCCCGCCCGCATCCGCCACCTCCAgaaccagctgcagctggagaggagaCTCTTCCTCAAATACATCCTGCAGCGGTTCGAGGGCGAGctgcctgcctccccctgcACGGCCCAGCCCGAAGGCCCTCCTGGGCACCAGGGCCATCAGGAGACGCAGagctcctgctcctctggcaGAGAAGGGCCCCAGGCCCCGGCGGCACCCCAGGAAAGACCGCCGGAAAGCCGCAGCGCTGGGCAGCAAACAACGTGCAAGGCTGTGGCAGATGCTcagctccaggtgccggagGGGCAAGACCTGGTGCTCCTGAAGCAGAACAGCCGCCTGCGGCGCCTTCTAGAAGACCTGGAGAGGCAACAGAGTGCCCTTGAGATGGAGAACCGCCTCCTGAAAAAGGAAGGCTCTCCAGAAGCGCGCAAGAaggcagagaggctgcagcagaTAAATGCTCACCTAGCTGCCCTCGCCTCGCGGCTGGAAGAAAGATCCAGGCAACTGCAGGCGACCACTGTTTGCCTGATCAACACTCAAGTGCCACTGCCCATCCAAAGCCCCACCGAGGAACCGTGCACAGCATCGCTTCCTCAGCAGAGGGGTGGAGAAATGGGAGAGCCTGCTGGAGCTTTGCTGGCACAAGACAAGCAGCATGACTTCTCAGAGAAGGCAGCTGAGGAGCTTCAGGCCCAAGTGGCTGCAGGTGAAGAGGCCTCTGATCATGTGAGCGCCCACAGCCGAACCGGCGAGGAGTTAGAGGTGCAGCTCTCGGAGGTGACAAATGAAAACACCCGCCTGGCTGAAGAAAATGCTCGCCTCCGTGGGCAGATGGGTTTGACAGAACACGTTCGAGCTGAAAATGCCGACCTGAAAGGGCAACTGGCGCGAGTGGCAGCGGAGCGAGATGCTGCCATCCAAATGAAGGTCTGTCTTCAAACCCAGCTGGAAGAGGCAGAGCGCAAACTGGAAGCCATGAGAGAAATGGCAGAAAGGAGTcaacagctggagaaggaaCTTGAGGAGACAAAGTTAGCGCTCcagaggaaagaagagcaaGGCAAGTGTTTGCTGAGGGCTCAGGCAGAAGCACACGGGGAGCACCAAGAAACCCTGCAACTGTTTCGAGCCCAGCTGGTTTGGTATCAGAAGCTAAACGAGCAACACCAGCAGCTACTTCGGGAACTTGAATggctggaaagagaaagatcCAAGCGTATCATTTCCAGGCCGCGCCAGGCTAACGGGGCTGCAGACAAGGAGCCCATCCTCCTGGCGGCTATGAGAAAACAACCGGCGGAGCTGCGAGCATTCGTAGCTCGATACAGCTACGATCCTTTCAGTGGTCCCAATGAGCGGCCTGAACTAGAGCTTCCTCTAGTTGCTGGGCAATACGTGTACATCTTTGGAGACGTGGATGAAGACGGCTGGTACGTGGGAGAGCTGACCGACGGCACAAGAGGCTTCGTCCCCTCTAATCTTGTTGAAGAAGTTTCAGGTGACGGACAACCTGATGACACCGGAGTCTGTCCAGAGACAAGTGATTGGTAG